The Kribbella amoyensis genomic sequence TGCTGCCGTGGACGGCGCAGCAGTATCCGGGCGGCCCGCCTCTGGGCTGGAGGAAGTGCAGGCGGTCAGGCCTGCCACGGCCAATGATGCTGTCATCAGCAGTTTGAGGCGGTTGCGGTTAGTCACGTTTGTCAGCCCTCCGTAGTCGGGACTGATCGTAACTGGGGACGGGGTGCGGTGGGTTGGGGTTGTGGATAAGTGCTGGGGCCAGGAGCCGCCCGGCTGGGGGGTGAGAGGCTCGGACGGCTCCTGGTTGCTGGTGGGACGGGGGTGGGGGCGGTTTATGACGCTGGTTCTTGGGGTTGTTTGGTTGTGATGGCGCTCACGCCTGCGTCGGGGCGAACTGGACGTCCAGGTTTGCGGTTGCGAATCCGAGCTTTTCGTACAGAGCTCGGGCCGCCGTGTTGGTCCCGTCCACATACAGCACGACCGCGTCCAGGGCTCGGTCTTCTTGCAGGTGATGGAGGCCTTTCAGGGTGAGGGCCTTGCCCAGTCCGGTGCCCTGGTACTGCGGGGCGACACCGACCACGTACACCTCTCCGACGCCCTCTTCGACCTTGGTCCAGTGGAAGCCGGCCACATCGCCTGTCCTCGCGTCGACGGCGAGGAAGAAGCCGGCCGCGTCGAACCACGGTTGGTGGAGGCGGTCCGCCAGGTCGGAGTGGGTCCAGCTTCCTTGCTCCGGGTGGGTGGCGAAGGCGCTGGCGTTGACCGCGAGCCAGGCCGCGTCGTCCTCGCCCGGGACGAACGTGCGTACCTCGATGCCGTCCGGCCAGGTCGGTTCGGGGAGGGGTGCGGCTTCACGGCGGAGGAAGTAGAGCTCGCGGGTCACTACGAGGCCGAGGCGGGTCGCCAGTTCGTCGGAGCCGGGGAGGCGGCCATGGGCCCAGACCTTCAGGCGGGAACCTCCGTGGTCCTGGAGGAGACGGAGGAGCGCGGTACCGGTGCCGTGCCGTCTCGCGTGGGGTGCGACCACGAGTTCGGCGGAGCCGTCGGGGCCCAGGTACGCGTAGCCGATCAGGTTCTCGGCGGTCTGCAGGCCGGAGACTTCGAGGGTGCCGGGGTCGCCCGCGTACGCCAGGACGTGCAGGTCACCGTGGTGTTCGCCGTCCAGGTGCAGGAGGGTTTGCTCGGACAACGGGTTCACGCCGTCGCTCTGTGCGGCCAGGCGGGCGAGTTCGGTGACGGCGGCGGCGGTGGCCGAGGGCAACGGTGAGGGAACGGCTTCGAGGGTCACATGAGTACCGTAAAAGGTCCTGTCGAGTTCATGGTCGAGACCTTGGAGAGGGCGCGCCGCGTCGGATAGCTTGCCGGAACCGCACACCCGCGGTACCGAACCGACGACGGAGTAGACATGGCCTTCACAGGACGAGACAGGAAGTGGCTGCGGAGACCACGGGCCATTGGCCTGCTGGCCGCCGGTGCCGCTGTGGCGCTCGGCTTGGCCACGGGGGGAACCGTGACCCAGGCGGCGACGGCGAAACCCAAGCCGACGCACACCCAGATCCAGCTGCTCGCACTCAACGACTTCCACGGGAACCTCGCGCCCAACCCGGCGACCAGTTCCAGCGGCAACGTCAACGGCACGCCGGCCGGTGGCGCGGAGTACCTCGCGACCCACCTGCGGCAGCTGCGTGCGGGCGCGGAGGCGCAGGGGCAGGAGTCCGTGACGGTCGCCGCGGGTGACCTGATCGGCGCCTCGCCGTTGCTGTCGGCCGCGTTCCACGACGAGCCGACCATCGAGGCGATGAACGCGATGGGCCTGGACGCCGCGTCGGTCGGCAACCACGAGTTCGACGAGGGCTGGCACGAGCTGCTCCGGATGCAGACCGGTGGCTGTCTGAACGACGGCGACGGGCAGAACAACCAGAACTCCTGCCCGGACCCGAAGGCCAAGTTCAAGGGCGCCAAGTTCGACTACCTGTCGGCGAACGTGTTCTTCGAGAACACCCAGCGCACCCTGCTCGACCCGTACACGGTGAAGAAGTTCAAGAACGGGCAGAAGATCGCCTTCATCGGGATGACTCTCGAGGACACCCCGAACATCGTCACCAAGGCCGGCGTCGAGGGGCTGTCGTTCACCGACGAGGTGGCGACCGCGAACGCGCTGGTGCCGAAGCTGCGCAAGCAGGGCATCGAGTCGATCGTGGTGCTGCTGCACGAGGGCGGCCTGCCGAGCGACCCGCGCGCCTTCAACAGCTGCCCGGGGATCTCCGGCCCGATCACCGAGATCGCCAAGAACCTGGACCCGGCGATCGACGCGATCGTCTCCGGCCACACCCACCAGGCGTACAACTGCTCGATCAACGACCCGGCCGGCAAGCCGCGCCTGGTCACCAGCGCGTCCTCGTTCGGCAAGGTCGTCACCGAGGTGCGGCTGAGCATCGACAACAAGACCAAGGACGTCGACCGGCTGAACACGCTGGCCAACAACCGGATCGTCACCCAGGACGTGCCGAAGGACCCGGCGATCAGCAAGCTGATCACGAAGTACCAGACCTTCGTCGCCCCGATCCAGAACAAGGTGATCGGCCACATCACCACGCCGTCGGTGGTGCGGACGCCGGACGACTCGCAGGAGTCGCCGCTGGGCAACCTGATCGCCGACGCGCAGCTCGCCGACCCGTCCACGGTGACGGACGGCAAGACCCCGGTGGTCGCGTTCATGAACCCGGGCGGCATCCGCGCCGACCTGGCCTCGGACAGCGGCGCGGTGACGTTCGGGCACGCGTTCACGGTGCAGCCGTTCAACAACTACCTGGTCTCGATGGACATGACCGGGACGCAGCTGAAGGCGTTGCTGGAGCAGCAGTTCTCCGGCCCGAACCAGGCCGCGAACAAGGTCCTCCAGGTCGCCGGCATCACCTACACCTGGAACCCGGCCGCCGCGCCGGGCTCGAAGGTGGTCGCCGGCTCGATCAAGATCGCGGGCCAGCCGCTGGTCGACGGCACGACGTACCGGATCGTTACGAACAACTTCCTGTCCGACGGCGGTGACGGCTTCCCGGCCTTCACCACGGCCACGAACAAGTTCTTCGGCGGTCTCGACATCGACGCCTTCTCCAGCTACCTGACCGCCCACGACCCGTACACCCCGGTGGCGACCGACCGCATCAGCATCGGTTCCTGACGGGTACTGCGTGACGCGCGCCCGGGCTGCTTCTCGGTGGCCCGGGCGTCGCTTTCGGGGCGGGGTTCCGGCCGCTGGAGAGCTCAGAACAGGAACTTGAGCGCCACGAGGGCGAAAGCTGCCGCGGTGAGGAAGGCGGCGGCGCCGGAGCCGAAGCCGCGGCGGAAGGCGGTGACGAACACGCCGAGGGTGACCGGGATCAGCATGATCAGCAGCGTGAGCGCACCGGCCCGGACGCCGACGTGGTCACGGCCGGACAGGACCAGGCCGAGGATCATCGCGAAGGTCAGGCCGAGCCAGGTGAGGGTACGGATCGGGCCGTCGGACGGAGCGCTCCGGTGCGAGGCGTGAGCAGCACCACCACGTCGGTGCGAAGTCTGGGCAGCGTGTGCCATCGGTGACCTTCCGTGAATGAAGCGAATACGCAAGGTAGCACCCTCGAGACGCTGCGGTCCAAGGCGTTCGCGTCACCGGTCCAGGCCGGAAATCCCCCGCTCCGGCGAAGGTCAAACGGTCGTGTCGGCGGTCTCGCGCTCTTTGCTGGGCGGGACGACGAAGCGGTAGCCGACGTTGCGGACCGTGCCGATCAGGGATTCGTGCTCGGGGCCGAGCTTGGCGCGCAGGCGGCGGACGTGCACGTCGACCGTCCGGGTGCCGCCGAAGTAGTCGTAGCCCCAGACTTCCTGGAGGAGCTGCTCGCGGGTGAAGACGCGGCCCGGGTGCTGGGCGAGGAACTTGAAGAGCTCGAACTCCTTGTACGTGAGGTCGAGCGCGCGGCCGTTGAGCTTCGCGGTGTACGAGGCCTCGTCGATCACCACGTCGCCGCTGCGGATCAGCGAGGTGTCGGGGTCCTCGTCCTTCGCGGCGGCCAGCCGGCCGATGACGAGCCGGAGCCGGGCCTCGATCTCGGCCGGGCCGGCGGTGTCGAGCAGGACGTCGTCGGCGCCCCAGTCCGCGTTCACCGCGGTGAGGCCGCCTTCGGTGACGACGAGGATCAGCGGGACGTCGATGCCGGTGGTCCGGATCAGCCGGGACACGCTCCGGACGGTGACCAGGTCGCGGCGCGCGTCGAGCAGTACGGCGTCCGCGTCGGGGGCGTCCACGAGGGCAGCGACCTCGGAGGGCAGGATCCGGATCTGGTGGGGCAGCAGGGCGAGCGACGGCAGTACCTCGGTGGAAGCCTGCAACGCGTTCGTCAGCAGCAGCAACGTGCTCACGCTGTCTCCTTGTGCTGGTTGTCGGAACCGCGGTCGGCGATCCGGTCCTGATGCACGTCAGGCCCCTGCGGCGTCATTGCCGGGGGCCCGAGACACACTGAAAATGAAGAGCAAGCTGACATAATACGTCAGGTCATTGTCGACGAGTGAGGCGTCTCCCACATGCCGGAAGTCACCATCAGGTACTTCGCCGCCGCGCGCGCCGCCGCGGGGGAGGCCACCGCGAGCGTTGCGGCGGACTCGGTGAAGGAGCTCGTGGACGCCGTCTCCGCCGGCCGTCCGGAGCTGGCGAGAGTCCTCGGGATCTGCACGTTCCTCCTCGACGGAGAGCGCGTCGACCTCACCGCCGCCCTGCACGAAGGCGCCCAGGTGGACGCCCTTCCGCCCTTCGCCGGCGGCTGATTCCGCAGCGCACGGTCAGTCGTAGGGGCGGTTGCGGAGGCGCTTGGTCTCGCCCCGGCGCTTCTTGTCGTCGAGTCTCCGACGCACCGAGCCCTTGGTGGGTCGAGTGGGTCGGCGCGGACGAGGCGGAGGCGCGATCGCTTCACGCAGGAGTACGGCCAGCCGCTCGCGGGCGGCTTCCCGATTGCGCCATTGGGACCGGTGCTCGGACGCGGTGATGGTGATGACGCCGTCGACAAGTCGCGACGCCAGCCGCTCCAGGGCTCGTGTGCGAAGGGTCTCGCTCAGCGCAGTGGTCGCAGCGACGTCGAAGCTGAGTTCGACCCGGCTGTCGGTGGTGTTCACGGACTGCCCACCTGGCCCACTGGACCGGGAGAACCGCCACACGAGCTCGGCCTCCGGGATCGTGATCCCAGCGCGCACCCTCAGCCCGTCCTCCACGCCCCAAGTGTCGCAGCCCAGCGGCCATCGCGGACGGCCGCTCACGTCCAACCCGAGTCTTTGTTGTTGTAGGCAACAGCCCGGAATGCCCCTCAGTAGGTGATGGAGGCTGTGCCGGTGGTGATGCGGTGGTCGGAGCAGGGGCCGTCGCAGGCTTGGGAGATGGCTAGGGCGTCGCTTGTGTAGCCCGGGGTGAGCTTGTTCTTGCGGATGAAGATGAGGTCGATCTTCGAGGCTTGGCCGCATTTTCCGAGGATGTTGTTCTCGGTGGTGGCTTCGCCGTAGCCGGGGCAGCGGGGGTCGGTGTCGTCGAGTTCGCGGTAGTTGCCGGTGTTGTCCGGGTTGTCGGGCGTACTCAGCGCCGCGTCGTACCAGGTGTTCAGGCGGCCGTACGACGGTTGGGCGTTGAAGTCGCCGGCGATGACCGTGGTGCCGCCGGCGGCGTGGTGGCTCTCGATCCGGGCGAGGACCTGGCCGAGTTGGGTCTCGTTGATCTTCCGGCCGTTGATCACTGTGTTCGACGGTGTGATGTGGGTGCCGCAGAACCGGACCTTCGGCTGCGCGGCGAGTGGTGCGCAGAGAAGCTTGCGCTGTTCCTGGCTCTCGTCCTGGGCGAGGGTCAGGCGCTCCGCGGTACCGAGTGGGGCCTTGCTGAAGATCGCGAGGCCGTACGGTTCGCCGTTGCAGCTCGCCGAGGTCTGCGGCTCCCAGCGGGAGAAGTTGTTCACGTCCTGCGGCCAGCCCGCGTTGCGCAGTCCGCTCTGGATCGCCTTGTACTGCTGCCAGCACAGCTCGTTGAAGACGACGAACTGGGCGCCGCGATTCCCGATCGACGCCACGGCACCGCTGACCATGCCGTTCGTGGTGGAGGCGCGGTTCATCTTCCAGCCGGCCACGTTCCAGGCCCAGATGTTGTACGTCGCGGTGGCGGCGGGCGCGGCCTGGACCGGGGGCGCGGGTGCGGCGACCAGGGCGAGGACAGCGGCGAGGGCGAAGGCGAGGGCCGGAGCGAGTGCGATTCGTGAACGCATGACTACTCCCTGGGGCGAGGGGGTTGTGAAGGTACTCCTTTCCGCGGTGCCGTCCAAGGGGTGGAACGGTCCGGGTGCTCCGAAAGTGCAGCGACGTACTGTGGTTCGTTGTGAGTCCAGGAATTGTCGTGCTCGTCGCCGCGGTGGTTGCCGGGGTGCTGCTGAGCGTGCTGAAGACCTGGTACGACGGACGGTTCCGCGCCGCCCCGGTGGTGAGGAGTGAGCTCGTGGAGGATCGCGTCAGCTCGGCCGAGATCGGTGCGGAGTTGGGCGAGCGGGCGACGCTGCTGCAGTTCTCGTCCGCGTTCTGCGCACCCTGCCGGGCGACTCGGCGGGTGCTGGCCGAGGTGGAGTCGATGGTGGACGGCGTCCGGCACGTCGAGATCGACGCCGAGTCGCACCTCGACCTGGTCCGCCGCCTCGACATCCTGCGTACCCCGACCGTGCTCGTCCTGGACAGCACCGGCGCCGTGGTCACGCGCGCCAGCGGCCAGGCCCGCAAGCCCGAGGTGATCGCGGCCCTCGGCACCGCCGTCGACCGTCAGGCCAGCTGACCTCACTCGGCGGCACCGGGGTACCGGCCCTCCTGCCGATACGCGGTCTACGCATCCGACGGGCGATCTGCACACCCCGAAGCTCTGCCCCCGCCGATCTGATTGGGGTCGTCTCGCCGACCAGCCTCGGTGAGTTTCTGTCCGATGACGCGGCCGGAAGCGGTCGTGGTTGGCGTAGTGACACGGGAATACGTGATGCTTTGCCGGTGGACTTTCCGGCTGGCTGGTACGACGACCCGAACGACCTCAAGGG encodes the following:
- the mshD gene encoding mycothiol synthase, encoding MTLEAVPSPLPSATAAAVTELARLAAQSDGVNPLSEQTLLHLDGEHHGDLHVLAYAGDPGTLEVSGLQTAENLIGYAYLGPDGSAELVVAPHARRHGTGTALLRLLQDHGGSRLKVWAHGRLPGSDELATRLGLVVTRELYFLRREAAPLPEPTWPDGIEVRTFVPGEDDAAWLAVNASAFATHPEQGSWTHSDLADRLHQPWFDAAGFFLAVDARTGDVAGFHWTKVEEGVGEVYVVGVAPQYQGTGLGKALTLKGLHHLQEDRALDAVVLYVDGTNTAARALYEKLGFATANLDVQFAPTQA
- a CDS encoding bifunctional metallophosphatase/5'-nucleotidase → MTQAATAKPKPTHTQIQLLALNDFHGNLAPNPATSSSGNVNGTPAGGAEYLATHLRQLRAGAEAQGQESVTVAAGDLIGASPLLSAAFHDEPTIEAMNAMGLDAASVGNHEFDEGWHELLRMQTGGCLNDGDGQNNQNSCPDPKAKFKGAKFDYLSANVFFENTQRTLLDPYTVKKFKNGQKIAFIGMTLEDTPNIVTKAGVEGLSFTDEVATANALVPKLRKQGIESIVVLLHEGGLPSDPRAFNSCPGISGPITEIAKNLDPAIDAIVSGHTHQAYNCSINDPAGKPRLVTSASSFGKVVTEVRLSIDNKTKDVDRLNTLANNRIVTQDVPKDPAISKLITKYQTFVAPIQNKVIGHITTPSVVRTPDDSQESPLGNLIADAQLADPSTVTDGKTPVVAFMNPGGIRADLASDSGAVTFGHAFTVQPFNNYLVSMDMTGTQLKALLEQQFSGPNQAANKVLQVAGITYTWNPAAAPGSKVVAGSIKIAGQPLVDGTTYRIVTNNFLSDGGDGFPAFTTATNKFFGGLDIDAFSSYLTAHDPYTPVATDRISIGS
- a CDS encoding response regulator transcription factor — its product is MSTLLLLTNALQASTEVLPSLALLPHQIRILPSEVAALVDAPDADAVLLDARRDLVTVRSVSRLIRTTGIDVPLILVVTEGGLTAVNADWGADDVLLDTAGPAEIEARLRLVIGRLAAAKDEDPDTSLIRSGDVVIDEASYTAKLNGRALDLTYKEFELFKFLAQHPGRVFTREQLLQEVWGYDYFGGTRTVDVHVRRLRAKLGPEHESLIGTVRNVGYRFVVPPSKERETADTTV
- a CDS encoding MoaD/ThiS family protein, which translates into the protein MPEVTIRYFAAARAAAGEATASVAADSVKELVDAVSAGRPELARVLGICTFLLDGERVDLTAALHEGAQVDALPPFAGG
- the arfB gene encoding alternative ribosome rescue aminoacyl-tRNA hydrolase ArfB, which produces MSGRPRWPLGCDTWGVEDGLRVRAGITIPEAELVWRFSRSSGPGGQSVNTTDSRVELSFDVAATTALSETLRTRALERLASRLVDGVITITASEHRSQWRNREAARERLAVLLREAIAPPPRPRRPTRPTKGSVRRRLDDKKRRGETKRLRNRPYD
- a CDS encoding endonuclease/exonuclease/phosphatase family protein, with the protein product MRSRIALAPALAFALAAVLALVAAPAPPVQAAPAATATYNIWAWNVAGWKMNRASTTNGMVSGAVASIGNRGAQFVVFNELCWQQYKAIQSGLRNAGWPQDVNNFSRWEPQTSASCNGEPYGLAIFSKAPLGTAERLTLAQDESQEQRKLLCAPLAAQPKVRFCGTHITPSNTVINGRKINETQLGQVLARIESHHAAGGTTVIAGDFNAQPSYGRLNTWYDAALSTPDNPDNTGNYRELDDTDPRCPGYGEATTENNILGKCGQASKIDLIFIRKNKLTPGYTSDALAISQACDGPCSDHRITTGTASITY
- a CDS encoding TlpA family protein disulfide reductase, whose translation is MSPGIVVLVAAVVAGVLLSVLKTWYDGRFRAAPVVRSELVEDRVSSAEIGAELGERATLLQFSSAFCAPCRATRRVLAEVESMVDGVRHVEIDAESHLDLVRRLDILRTPTVLVLDSTGAVVTRASGQARKPEVIAALGTAVDRQAS